In Helianthus annuus cultivar XRQ/B chromosome 3, HanXRQr2.0-SUNRISE, whole genome shotgun sequence, a single window of DNA contains:
- the LOC110930956 gene encoding ethylene receptor 2, whose amino-acid sequence MSKTSPSLWMIFLLLVCVSASDNGFSGCNCELEGFFGYRNIMETQRVSDFLIAVAYFSIPVELLYFVSCSNVPFKWVLVQFILFIVLCGMTHLLNGWTYDAHPFQLMLALTVFKFLTALVSFATAITLFTLIPLLLKVKVRELMLRKKFWDLGREMGMIKKQKEAGWHVRMLTQEIRKSLDRHTILYTTLDKLSETLDLQNCAIWMPDEDKNVMNLTHQLKGGELSTADQFYIPIDDSDVQEIKTSEDVKLLEPESRLAELSSGGSSGLSQPGAVAAIRMPMLRVADFKGGTPEMIQTCYAILVLVLPNGNVRSWTNSELEIVKVVADQVAVALSHAAVLEESRLMRDKLVAQNRALQQAKQDALRASQARSAFQTVMSKGLRKPMHSIMGLLSVLQDENFNDSNGQQRGLVNTMVKTSNVLSMLINDVMDDYPKDNGKFPLEMRSFRLHNMIREVAYLAKCLCVYKGYDFDIKADKYLPDNVMGNERRVLQVILHMVGNLLSRGNGGGCVTLRIFKESGSHGRNDQQWRSWRSNSNDGYVIVKFEIGLNGDFSTLERSSSDRRNPRVVAEESLSFSMCKKLVQMMQGSIRVVPNPLGFDQSMSLVLRFQLRPSIMTALSETGESSDHDPQSNSIFTGLQVLFADEDNLNRVVTRKLLEKLGCVVTTVTSGSDCLAALTQPVSAYQVLILDLHMPDLDGFEVASRIRKFRSRNWPLIIGLTSSADEDLWERCIQIGMNGIIQKPVLLKGIADELRRVLSHSQKVS is encoded by the exons ATGTCGAAAACATCACCGTCTTTGTGGATGATTTTCTTGTTATTAGTCTGTGTTTCGGCATCTGATAACGGGTTCTCAGGGTGTAACTGTGAGCTCGAAGGGTTCTTCGGGTACAGAAACATAATGGAGACACAAAGAGTTAGTGATTTCTTAATAGCAGTTGCTTATTTTTCGATCCCCGTTGAACTTCTATACTTTGTTAGCTGCTCAAATGTGCCTTTCAAATGGGTACTTGTtcaattcattcttttcattgtTCTATGTGGAATGACGCATTTACTCAACGGTTGGACGTACGATGCCCACCCGTTTCAACTAATGCTCGCACTCACCGTTTTCAAGTTCCTTACAGCGTTAGTGTCGTTTGCGACCGCTATTACTCTATTCACTCTCATTCCGTTGCTTTTAAAGGTTAAAGTTAGAGAACTTATGTTGAGAAAGAAGTTTTGGGATCTCGGTAGAGAAATGGGAATGATCAAGAAACAAAAGGAAGCCGGATGGCACGTTCGTATGCTCACGCAAGAGATACGAAAGTCTCTCGATCGCCACACGATTCTTTACACGACTCTTGATAAGTTATCGGAGACTTTAGATTTGCAAAATTGCGCGATTTGGATGCCGGACGAGGATAAAAACGTAATGAATCTCACCCATCAGTTAAAAGGCGGAGAATTGTCGACCGCTGATCAGTTTTATATCCCGATCGACGACTCCGATGTTCAAGAAATCAAAACAAGTGAAGATGTGAAGTTATTAGAACCTGAGTCAAGATTAGCTGAGTTAAGCAGTGGTGGATCGAGTGGATTGAGTCAACCAGGAGCTGTGGCCGCTATCCGTATGCCAATGCTTCGAGTTGCCGACTTTAAAGGTGGGACCCCCGAGATGATTCAAACGTGTTACGCGATTTTAGTTTTGGTTCTTCCCAACGGAAATGTTCGATCTTGGACGAATTCCGAGCTTGAAATAGTCAAAGTAGTTGCTGACCAGGTAGCCGTTGCTCTATCACACGCTGCGGTTTTAGAAGAATCACGACTCATGAGAGACAAATTAGTGGCTCAAAACCGAGCATTACAACAAGCTAAACAAGATGCGTTGAGGGCAAGCCAAGCTAGAAGCGCGTTTCAAACGGTTATGAGCAAAGGTTTAAGAAAACCGATGCATTCCATCATGGGCTTGCTTTCGGTTCTACAAGATGAGAATTTTAACGATTCAAACGGTCAACAACGTGGGCTAGTTAACACAATGGTCAAAACAAGCAATGTTCTTTCCATGCTAATAAACGACGTAATGGACGATTATCCTAAAGACAACGGCAAGTTTCCGCTAGAAATGAGATCTTTTCGGCTGCATAACATGATCCGAGAAGTTGCGTATCTTGCAAAGTGTCTATGTGTTTATAAAGGTTATGACTTTGACATCAAAGCCGATAAGTATTTACCTGATAATGTAATGGGAAATGAACGAAGGGTTTTACAAGTGATCTTGCATATGGTCGGGAATCTTTTGAGTCGGGGTAATGGCGGTGGATGCGTAACATTAAGGATTTTTAAGGAGAGCGGAAGCCATGGGAGAAACGATCAACAATGGCGTTCCTGGAGATCGAATTCAAACGATGGATATGTTATCGTTAAATTTGAAATTGGGTTGAATGGTGATTTTTCTACGTTGGAACGGTCTTCGAGTGATCGGAGAAACCCAAGAGTTGTGGCGGAGGAAAGCTTGAGCTTCAGTATGTGCAAAAAGTTGGTTCAG ATGATGCAAGGGAGCATTAGGGTAGTCCCGAATCCATTAGGGTTTGACCAAAGCATGTCACTTGTTCTTCGGTTCCAGCTTCGGCCTTCAATCATGACCGCGCTATCCGAAACAGGCGAATCATCAGATCACGACCCgcaatcaaactcaatctttACGGGCCTTCAAGTTCTTTTCGCTGACGAAGACAATTTAAATCGAGTCGTAACCCGTAAGCTACTTGAAAAGCTCGGCTGTGTGGTCACGACCGTGACGTCGGGTTCCGACTGTCTCGCAGCTCTCACGCAGCCTGTATCCGCGTACCAAGTCTTGATTCTGGATTTACATATGCCCGATCTAGACGGGTTTGAAGTTGCATCGCGTATACGCAAGTTTAGAAGCCGAAACTGGCCGTTGATCATCGGTTTAACGTCTAGCGCTGATGAAGATTTGTGGGAAAGATGCATACAAATTGGGATGAATGGAATTATTCAAAAACCTGTTCTTTTAAAGGGTATAGCTGATGAACTAAGGAGAGTATTGAGTCATTCACAAAAGGTCTcatga